The following proteins are encoded in a genomic region of Bradyrhizobium sp. SK17:
- a CDS encoding M48 family metallopeptidase, producing MGLNFLAPSNRLLAILIATLLAGPALNLSVAAAAQDDPRVVPPPKAQKKLPEAPTKLPTVPADRTRGLDFLFGALKAAPDEDSARHVEARIWALWLQTPSDTAALLMARAKAAIDAQNVDVALKLLDAVIKLRPDYVEAWNRRATIYYLKNDYVRSLGDLQQVLAREPRHFGALAGVGMIMQDMGDDKRALEAFRKALAVDPYLEKVPQIVKQLTEKVEGRDI from the coding sequence ATGGGATTGAACTTCCTCGCGCCTTCCAACCGCCTGTTGGCGATCCTGATCGCCACGTTGCTGGCCGGACCTGCTTTGAATTTGTCGGTCGCCGCCGCCGCGCAGGACGATCCGCGGGTGGTCCCGCCCCCCAAGGCCCAGAAGAAACTGCCTGAAGCCCCGACCAAGCTGCCGACCGTTCCGGCCGACCGCACCCGCGGGCTGGATTTCCTGTTCGGCGCGCTGAAGGCGGCGCCCGACGAGGACAGTGCCCGCCATGTCGAGGCGCGGATCTGGGCGCTTTGGCTGCAAACCCCGAGCGATACCGCGGCGCTCTTGATGGCGCGTGCCAAGGCCGCGATCGACGCCCAGAACGTTGATGTCGCGCTGAAGCTGCTGGACGCCGTGATCAAGCTCCGGCCGGACTACGTCGAGGCCTGGAACCGGCGTGCGACGATCTATTATCTGAAGAACGACTATGTCCGTTCGCTGGGCGATTTGCAGCAGGTGCTGGCCCGCGAACCCCGCCATTTCGGCGCGCTGGCAGGTGTCGGCATGATCATGCAGGACATGGGCGACGACAAACGCGCGCTCGAGGCCTTCCGCAAGGCGCTGGCCGTCGACCCCTACCTCGAAAAGGTGCCGCAGATCGTCAAGCAGCTGACCGAAAAGGTCGAAGGCCGCGACATCTGA
- the glcF gene encoding glycolate oxidase subunit GlcF, which produces MKTEFSLAQLADPDIKEADKILRACVHCGFCTATCPTYVLLGDELDSPRGRIYLIKEMLEKDKPPTADVVKHIDRCLSCLACMTTCPSGVNYMHLVDQARVRIERDYQRPLTERLLRSVLSYVLPRPGLFRISMILAGLARPFAALLPTPSVGASSPGLLRRIKAMLVLAPRALPQPGPAAGTVFAPIGRRRGRVALLQGCAQQVLAPRINQAAINVLTRHGVEVVLVKDEQCCGALTHHMGQDGDALARARANIGVWQREAEQNGLDAILVTTSGCGTVVKDYGYLLREDKAFAEPAKRISALAKDITEYLSTLELAPSTQNGDVTVAYHSACSLQHGQKITQLPKELLSKNGFVVKDVPESHLCCGSAGTYNILQPDIASRLRDRKVANIALVKPDMIAAGNIGCMVQIAGGTSVPVVHTIELLDWATGGPRPGLN; this is translated from the coding sequence ATGAAGACCGAGTTTTCCCTGGCGCAACTCGCCGATCCCGACATCAAGGAAGCCGACAAGATCCTGCGCGCTTGCGTGCATTGCGGCTTCTGCACCGCGACCTGCCCGACCTATGTGCTGCTCGGCGACGAGCTCGATAGTCCGCGCGGCCGCATCTACCTGATCAAGGAAATGCTCGAGAAGGACAAGCCGCCGACCGCGGACGTGGTCAAGCATATCGACCGCTGCCTGTCGTGCCTTGCCTGCATGACCACCTGTCCATCGGGCGTGAACTACATGCACCTCGTCGACCAGGCCCGGGTCAGGATCGAGCGGGACTACCAGCGGCCGCTGACCGAGCGGCTGCTGCGGTCGGTGCTGTCCTATGTATTGCCGCGTCCGGGCCTGTTCCGGATCAGTATGATCCTGGCCGGGCTCGCCCGCCCGTTCGCGGCCCTGCTGCCGACGCCGTCGGTCGGTGCGTCGAGCCCGGGCCTGCTGCGGCGGATCAAGGCAATGCTGGTGCTCGCGCCGCGCGCCCTGCCGCAGCCTGGACCGGCCGCGGGAACCGTGTTTGCGCCGATCGGCCGGCGGCGCGGCCGGGTCGCGCTGCTGCAAGGCTGCGCCCAGCAGGTGCTGGCGCCACGGATCAATCAGGCTGCGATCAACGTGCTGACCCGGCACGGCGTCGAGGTTGTGCTGGTCAAGGACGAGCAATGCTGCGGCGCGCTGACCCATCATATGGGCCAGGACGGCGACGCACTGGCGCGTGCCCGGGCCAACATCGGAGTGTGGCAAAGGGAAGCGGAGCAGAATGGCCTCGACGCCATTCTGGTGACGACCTCGGGCTGTGGGACAGTTGTCAAAGACTACGGCTACCTGCTGCGCGAGGACAAAGCATTCGCGGAGCCGGCCAAGCGAATCTCGGCGCTGGCAAAGGATATCACCGAGTATCTCTCCACCCTCGAGCTCGCGCCATCAACGCAGAACGGCGACGTCACCGTCGCCTATCACTCGGCTTGTTCGTTGCAGCATGGACAGAAAATCACTCAACTTCCGAAAGAATTGCTTTCCAAGAATGGATTCGTGGTGAAAGATGTGCCGGAGAGCCATTTGTGTTGCGGTTCGGCGGGGACCTACAACATTCTCCAGCCCGACATTGCGAGCAGATTGCGCGATCGCAAGGTCGCCAATATTGCGCTTGTCAAACCGGACATGATCGCTGCGGGCAATATTGGCTGCATGGTTCAGATTGCCGGCGGCACGTCAGTTCCTGTGGTGCACACGATTGAGCTTCTCGATTGGGCGACAGGAGGCCCCCGGCCAGGATTGAATTGA
- a CDS encoding helix-turn-helix transcriptional regulator, protein MQTIAPELADLAALIADPGRAGILSRLMDGRAQTASELARVAGVTPQTASWHLARLVERALLKVERRGPRRFYRLATPLVAQMLEGMMTVAAIDPYPSRPPPRIDAEMRRARTCYDHLAGELGVAVTEAMREHGHLELDQEAGELTASGRALLGDLGIDLRAPARSRRVLCRPCLDWSERRPHLAGRAGAAIADLALQRDWIRRRPQGRSVEITEAGLAAFRDLFGARI, encoded by the coding sequence ATGCAGACCATCGCACCTGAGCTTGCCGACCTGGCCGCCCTGATCGCCGATCCCGGACGGGCCGGCATCCTGTCGCGGCTGATGGACGGGCGCGCGCAGACCGCAAGCGAGCTGGCACGGGTCGCCGGCGTGACACCACAGACCGCGAGCTGGCATCTTGCCCGGCTGGTCGAGCGCGCGCTGCTCAAGGTCGAGCGGCGGGGCCCGCGCCGCTTCTACCGGCTCGCCACCCCGCTGGTTGCGCAAATGCTCGAGGGGATGATGACGGTTGCAGCGATCGATCCGTATCCATCTCGCCCGCCGCCGCGGATCGATGCGGAGATGCGCCGGGCCCGGACCTGCTACGACCATCTCGCCGGCGAGCTAGGCGTCGCGGTCACCGAGGCGATGCGGGAACATGGCCATCTCGAGCTGGACCAGGAGGCCGGCGAACTGACCGCCTCGGGCCGCGCATTGCTCGGTGATCTCGGTATCGACCTCCGTGCGCCGGCGCGCAGCCGGCGGGTCCTGTGCCGGCCCTGCCTCGACTGGAGCGAGCGGCGTCCGCATCTGGCCGGGCGGGCAGGCGCCGCGATCGCCGACCTCGCATTGCAGCGGGACTGGATCCGGCGCCGGCCGCAAGGCCGCTCCGTCGAGATCACCGAGGCCGGACTTGCCGCATTCAGAGATCTGTTCGGCGCGCGCATTTGA
- the cycA gene encoding cytochrome c-550 CycA produces MNLKTLSALAVVTSLATASSALAQDAAAGKTSFNKCLACHAIGEGAKNKVGPELNGLDGRHSGSAPDYNYSDANKNSGITWNKDQFLEYIKDPKAKIPGTKMAFAGIKNETEANNLWTYVSSFDKDGKQKQ; encoded by the coding sequence ATGAACCTAAAGACCTTGAGCGCGCTGGCGGTCGTCACATCGCTGGCCACCGCATCCTCCGCGCTGGCGCAGGATGCCGCCGCCGGCAAGACCTCGTTCAACAAATGCCTCGCCTGCCACGCGATCGGCGAAGGCGCCAAGAACAAGGTCGGCCCCGAGCTCAACGGCCTCGACGGCCGCCACTCCGGTTCCGCGCCGGACTACAATTATTCCGATGCCAACAAGAATTCCGGCATCACCTGGAACAAGGACCAGTTCCTCGAATACATCAAGGATCCGAAGGCCAAGATCCCCGGCACCAAGATGGCGTTCGCCGGCATCAAGAACGAGACCGAGGCCAACAATCTGTGGACCTATGTGTCGTCGTTCGACAAGGACGGCAAGCAGAAGCAGTAA
- a CDS encoding FAD-linked oxidase C-terminal domain-containing protein, translating to MSIMMPAADQAVLARRAEIVAALRAIVPGEGVIDSAAEMLAYESDGLTAYRQPPMVVVLPDTSEQVSKVLKYCQQQGIKVVPRGSGTSLSGGALPLADGVLLGLGKFKRIREIDFDNRVVVTEPGVTNLAISQAVAHAGFYYAPDPSSQIACSIGGNVAENSGGVHCLKYGMTTNNVLGCEIVLMSGEILRIGGKSAENAGYDLMGIITGSEGLLGVITEITVRILQKPETARALMVGFAEVEAAGECVAAIIGAGIIPGGMEMMDKPAIHAAEAFVHAGYPLDVEALLIIELDGPQVEVDELIKRVEAIAQGCGSTSCLISTSEAERNLFWAGRKAAFPAVGRISPDYLCMDGTIPRGALPKALARIRELSEKYGLGVANVFHAGDGNLHPLILYDANKPGEIEKAEAFGADILRCCVELGGVLTGEHGVGIEKRDLMPEMFSEIDLNQQQRLKCAFDAQGLLNPGKVFPTLHRCAELGRVHVHAGKLAFPDIPRF from the coding sequence ATGTCCATCATGATGCCGGCGGCCGACCAGGCCGTGCTTGCGCGCCGCGCCGAGATCGTGGCCGCCCTGCGCGCCATCGTTCCGGGCGAGGGCGTGATCGACAGCGCCGCCGAGATGCTGGCCTATGAATCCGACGGCCTGACCGCCTATCGGCAGCCGCCGATGGTGGTGGTGCTGCCCGACACCAGCGAGCAGGTCTCAAAGGTCCTCAAATATTGCCAGCAGCAGGGCATCAAGGTGGTGCCGAGGGGCTCCGGCACCTCGCTGTCCGGCGGAGCGCTGCCGCTCGCCGATGGCGTGCTGCTCGGCCTCGGCAAGTTCAAGCGGATCCGCGAGATCGATTTCGACAACCGCGTCGTTGTCACCGAGCCCGGCGTCACCAACCTGGCGATCAGCCAGGCGGTCGCCCATGCCGGCTTCTATTACGCCCCCGATCCGTCGTCGCAGATCGCCTGTTCGATCGGCGGCAATGTCGCGGAGAACTCCGGCGGCGTGCACTGCCTGAAATACGGCATGACCACCAACAACGTGCTGGGTTGCGAGATCGTGCTGATGTCGGGCGAGATCCTGCGGATCGGCGGCAAGTCGGCCGAGAATGCCGGCTACGATTTGATGGGCATCATCACCGGTTCCGAGGGCCTGCTCGGCGTCATCACCGAGATCACGGTGCGCATCCTGCAAAAGCCGGAGACGGCGCGGGCGCTGATGGTCGGCTTCGCCGAGGTCGAGGCGGCCGGCGAATGCGTGGCTGCGATCATCGGTGCCGGCATCATCCCGGGCGGCATGGAGATGATGGACAAGCCCGCGATCCACGCCGCGGAGGCCTTCGTCCATGCCGGCTATCCGCTCGACGTCGAGGCGCTGCTGATCATCGAGCTCGACGGTCCGCAGGTCGAGGTCGATGAATTGATCAAGCGGGTCGAGGCGATCGCGCAGGGTTGCGGCTCGACTTCATGCCTGATCTCGACCTCGGAGGCCGAGCGCAATCTGTTCTGGGCCGGCCGCAAGGCCGCATTCCCCGCGGTCGGGCGCATCTCGCCGGACTATCTCTGCATGGACGGCACCATCCCGCGCGGCGCGTTGCCGAAGGCGCTGGCGCGGATTCGTGAGCTGTCGGAGAAATACGGCCTCGGTGTTGCCAACGTGTTCCACGCCGGCGACGGCAATCTGCACCCCCTGATCCTCTATGATGCCAACAAGCCCGGCGAGATCGAGAAGGCCGAGGCGTTCGGCGCCGATATCCTGCGCTGCTGCGTCGAGCTCGGCGGCGTGCTGACCGGCGAACATGGCGTCGGCATCGAGAAGCGCGATCTGATGCCGGAGATGTTCAGCGAGATCGATCTCAACCAGCAACAGCGCCTGAAATGCGCCTTCGACGCCCAGGGCCTGCTCAACCCCGGCAAGGTGTTTCCGACCCTGCACCGCTGCGCCGAACTCGGCCGCGTCCACGTCCACGCCGGCAAGCTGGCGTTTCCGGATATCCCGCGGTTTTAG
- the poxB gene encoding ubiquinone-dependent pyruvate dehydrogenase, with amino-acid sequence MRIDNIADLIAETLAQAGVKRIYGVVGDSLNGLTEALRKRGTIDWLHVRHEEVAAFAAAAESQITGDLAVCAGSCGPGNLHLINGLFDAHRSRTPVLALAAQIPSAEIGGGYFQETHPQDLFRECSHYCELVSDPAQLPYMLENAIRAAVGKRGVAVLVLPGDVAMKPAPKRDIAPNAGLLPPVPVVRPADAQLNALAALLNGAKRVTLFCGRGCAGAHDGLLKLAETLKSPIVHALGGKEYVEYDNPYDVGMTGFIGFSSGYAAMHGCDVLLMLGTDFPYKQFFPTVISIAQVDLRPENLGRRCKLDLGIVGDVGETIAALLPKLNPKTDRKFLDASLAHYKDARAGLDDLARGKPGQKPIHPQYLARLLSEQASEDAVFTADVGTPTIWAARYLKMNGRRRLVGSWVHGSMANAMAHAIGAQAAQPGRQVVSMSGDGGFAMLMGDLITLTQAKLPVKVVIFNNSVLGFVALEMKAAGFIETGVDLKNPDFAAMARAMGIHGVRVEDPGELEGAIRDVFAHDGPAVLDVVTATQELSMPPTITLEQVKGFSLWVLRAVMSGRGDEVVDLAKTNLLPR; translated from the coding sequence ATGCGGATCGACAACATCGCCGACCTCATCGCTGAAACCCTTGCCCAGGCCGGCGTGAAACGCATCTATGGCGTCGTCGGCGACAGCCTCAACGGCCTGACCGAGGCGTTGCGCAAGCGCGGCACCATCGACTGGCTGCATGTGCGCCACGAGGAGGTGGCGGCGTTCGCCGCCGCCGCCGAATCCCAGATTACCGGCGATCTCGCGGTGTGCGCGGGCTCCTGTGGGCCGGGCAATCTCCACCTCATCAACGGCCTGTTCGACGCGCACCGCAGCCGCACGCCGGTGCTGGCGCTGGCGGCGCAGATCCCCTCCGCCGAGATCGGCGGCGGCTATTTCCAGGAGACCCATCCGCAGGACCTGTTCCGGGAATGCAGCCATTATTGCGAACTGGTGTCCGATCCGGCGCAACTGCCCTACATGCTGGAGAACGCGATCCGCGCCGCGGTCGGCAAGCGCGGCGTCGCGGTGCTGGTGCTGCCCGGCGATGTCGCGATGAAGCCGGCGCCGAAGCGCGACATCGCGCCCAACGCCGGTCTGCTGCCGCCGGTCCCGGTGGTGCGTCCGGCCGATGCCCAATTGAATGCGCTGGCCGCGCTGCTCAATGGCGCGAAGCGTGTCACGCTGTTCTGCGGCCGCGGCTGCGCCGGCGCGCATGACGGCCTGCTCAAGCTCGCCGAGACGCTGAAGAGCCCGATCGTGCACGCGCTCGGCGGCAAGGAATATGTCGAATACGACAATCCCTACGATGTCGGCATGACCGGCTTCATCGGGTTTTCCTCCGGCTACGCCGCGATGCACGGCTGCGACGTGCTGCTGATGCTCGGCACCGACTTCCCCTACAAGCAGTTCTTCCCGACCGTCATCAGCATCGCGCAGGTCGATCTCCGCCCGGAAAATCTTGGCCGCCGCTGCAAGCTCGATCTCGGCATCGTCGGCGACGTCGGCGAGACCATCGCGGCCCTGCTGCCGAAGCTGAACCCGAAGACCGACCGCAAGTTTCTCGACGCCAGCCTCGCGCATTACAAGGACGCCCGTGCCGGCCTCGATGATCTCGCCCGCGGCAAGCCGGGGCAAAAGCCGATCCACCCGCAATATCTGGCGCGTCTGCTCAGCGAGCAGGCCAGCGAGGACGCGGTGTTCACCGCCGATGTCGGCACGCCGACGATCTGGGCCGCGCGTTACCTGAAGATGAACGGCCGCCGCCGGCTGGTCGGCTCCTGGGTGCACGGCTCGATGGCGAATGCGATGGCGCATGCGATTGGCGCCCAGGCGGCGCAACCCGGACGGCAGGTGGTGTCGATGTCCGGCGACGGCGGCTTCGCCATGCTGATGGGCGATCTGATCACGCTGACCCAGGCGAAACTGCCGGTGAAGGTCGTGATCTTCAACAACAGCGTGCTCGGCTTCGTCGCGCTGGAGATGAAGGCGGCCGGCTTCATCGAGACCGGGGTCGACCTGAAGAATCCGGATTTCGCGGCGATGGCCCGCGCCATGGGCATTCACGGCGTCAGGGTCGAGGATCCCGGCGAACTCGAGGGCGCGATCCGCGACGTCTTCGCGCATGACGGCCCGGCGGTGCTCGACGTCGTCACCGCGACGCAGGAACTGTCGATGCCGCCGACCATCACGCTGGAGCAGGTCAAGGGCTTCAGCCTGTGGGTGCTGCGCGCCGTGATGAGCGGCCGTGGCGACGAGGTGGTCGATCTCGCCAAGACCAATCTGTTGCCGCGCTGA
- a CDS encoding putative quinol monooxygenase: protein MKRSEVTTTTMMLTRRSAIGSLAAIMTIAGVSPWAGSQARSEQSNGGRHMKHYAMSTRTISDAINTAGLLVVAQWEAKEGQADKVAQILDGFLPEAQKDPGTKLFLIGRGKDNPAQFLFYELFQDEAAFKAHAESAYFKTYIAEQALPLLAKRERTQYTLL, encoded by the coding sequence ATGAAACGTTCGGAAGTCACGACCACGACGATGATGCTCACCCGACGATCGGCCATCGGCTCGCTCGCGGCGATCATGACGATCGCCGGCGTCTCGCCCTGGGCCGGATCGCAAGCTCGATCGGAGCAAAGCAACGGAGGACGACACATGAAGCACTATGCGATGAGCACGAGAACCATCAGCGACGCGATCAACACGGCAGGCCTTCTGGTCGTGGCGCAATGGGAAGCCAAGGAAGGACAGGCCGACAAGGTCGCGCAGATCCTCGACGGCTTCCTGCCCGAGGCGCAGAAGGACCCCGGCACCAAGCTGTTCCTGATCGGCCGCGGCAAGGACAATCCGGCGCAATTCCTGTTCTACGAATTGTTCCAGGATGAAGCGGCGTTCAAGGCGCATGCGGAGAGCGCCTACTTCAAGACCTACATCGCGGAGCAGGCGCTGCCGCTGCTGGCCAAGCGCGAACGGACGCAGTACACGCTGCTCTGA
- a CDS encoding acyltransferase, which produces MPSLADQLALARNRPAGFDYMRIVLAATIIGLHSLNVTLGLGQALQVQSTLRIGVAMILALFFALSGFLVTASLLRCKSLISFLGLRLLRIGPALAVETTLSAIIIGSLFTELPLAQYFADPKFHAYFLNIIGDIQYELPGVFLNNPLPNLVNCQLWTVPYELWCYVILALLAVTAIAFNRVAYLAFMVIAQIGLIGYDIYCWDVVPIQLRPHLLVFAFLAGVGFYLWRDKVPYNRTVCLFALVLCAAGMATGRGDALAPVPAAYVACYFGLMNPRRSWIVSSGDYSYGLYLYGFVIQQCAAAFGPLQHWYLNLLVSLPLSFGVAMASWHLVEKHALRLRGRVEALEAAALSRLSIMGFWRGSPERSELRANLGNSSASI; this is translated from the coding sequence ATGCCCAGCCTGGCCGATCAGCTGGCGCTTGCGCGCAATCGGCCGGCGGGTTTCGATTACATGCGGATCGTGCTGGCGGCGACGATCATCGGGCTGCACAGCCTGAACGTGACGCTCGGACTCGGCCAGGCGCTGCAAGTGCAGAGCACGCTTCGTATCGGCGTCGCGATGATCCTCGCGCTGTTCTTTGCCCTCAGCGGGTTCCTGGTGACGGCGAGCCTGCTCCGGTGCAAGAGCCTGATTTCCTTCCTCGGCCTGCGCCTGCTTCGGATCGGGCCGGCGCTCGCGGTCGAGACCACGCTGTCGGCGATCATCATCGGTTCGCTGTTCACCGAACTGCCGCTGGCGCAATATTTCGCCGACCCGAAATTCCACGCCTATTTCCTCAATATCATAGGCGACATCCAGTACGAATTGCCCGGCGTGTTCCTCAACAATCCGCTGCCGAATCTGGTGAATTGCCAGCTCTGGACCGTGCCGTATGAGCTGTGGTGCTACGTCATCCTGGCGCTGCTCGCGGTGACCGCGATTGCCTTCAACAGGGTGGCGTATCTCGCGTTCATGGTGATCGCCCAGATCGGACTGATCGGCTACGACATCTATTGCTGGGACGTGGTGCCGATCCAGCTTCGCCCCCATCTGCTGGTGTTCGCATTCCTTGCCGGCGTCGGCTTCTATCTCTGGCGCGACAAGGTGCCGTACAATCGGACCGTCTGCCTGTTCGCGCTGGTGCTGTGCGCGGCCGGCATGGCCACCGGACGCGGCGATGCGCTGGCTCCGGTGCCGGCCGCCTATGTCGCCTGCTATTTCGGCCTGATGAACCCGCGGCGGAGCTGGATCGTGTCGTCGGGAGATTACTCCTACGGGCTCTATCTCTATGGCTTCGTCATCCAGCAATGCGCAGCCGCCTTCGGTCCGTTGCAGCACTGGTATCTGAACCTGCTGGTCAGCCTGCCGCTCTCTTTTGGCGTCGCGATGGCGTCCTGGCATCTGGTCGAGAAACATGCGTTGCGGCTTCGGGGCCGGGTCGAGGCGCTCGAGGCTGCGGCGCTGTCGCGGCTTTCGATCATGGGCTTCTGGCGAGGTTCGCCCGAGCGCAGTGAGCTGCGGGCTAACCTCGGTAACAGCAGCGCTTCGATCTGA
- a CDS encoding alpha/beta fold hydrolase → MLALIVMLAVAGLALATQFGVQLIQRAFPPQGRMVDVSGARLHVVELGPRDAAGPPIVMLHGASSNLRAMQPLGERIAKTRRVILIDRPGHGWSTREHAADSTPVIQGRMIMEALGKIGVDRAIVVAHSWAGALGLRMALDYPDRVAGLVLLAPVAYSWRGGAGRYNDVISTPLIGPLLAHTITLPLGLLVANSGAQGVFAPQPMPADFIRDSATLLLLRPREFIANARDLVTLKAAVIEQAPRYAEIKAPITIISGDVDKTVSTGIHSRPLAATVPDAKLVVLPDVGHMVQYAAPDRVASEIEAMAGQMTRRVETAQ, encoded by the coding sequence ATGCTCGCTTTGATCGTCATGCTGGCGGTGGCCGGGCTGGCGCTGGCGACACAGTTCGGCGTCCAGCTGATCCAGCGCGCCTTTCCGCCCCAGGGGCGCATGGTGGATGTGTCGGGCGCGCGGCTGCATGTCGTCGAGCTCGGCCCGCGCGATGCCGCGGGGCCGCCGATCGTGATGCTGCATGGCGCAAGCTCCAATCTGCGCGCGATGCAGCCGCTCGGCGAGCGCATTGCCAAGACGCGTCGGGTGATCCTGATCGACCGGCCCGGCCATGGCTGGAGCACGCGGGAGCACGCTGCGGATTCGACGCCCGTGATCCAGGGCCGGATGATCATGGAGGCGCTGGGCAAGATCGGGGTCGACCGCGCGATCGTGGTGGCGCATTCCTGGGCCGGCGCGCTCGGCCTGCGCATGGCGCTGGATTATCCGGATCGCGTCGCCGGCCTCGTGCTGCTCGCACCGGTCGCCTATTCCTGGCGCGGTGGTGCCGGCCGCTACAATGATGTGATCTCGACGCCGCTGATCGGCCCGTTGCTCGCGCACACGATCACGCTGCCGCTGGGTCTCCTCGTCGCCAATTCGGGCGCGCAGGGCGTGTTCGCACCGCAGCCGATGCCGGCCGATTTCATCCGCGACAGCGCCACATTGCTGTTGCTGCGCCCGCGCGAATTCATTGCCAATGCGCGTGACCTCGTCACGCTGAAAGCCGCCGTGATCGAGCAGGCTCCGCGTTACGCGGAGATCAAGGCCCCGATCACCATCATCTCGGGCGACGTCGACAAGACGGTCTCGACCGGCATCCATTCGCGGCCGCTGGCCGCGACGGTACCTGACGCCAAGCTCGTCGTGCTGCCTGACGTCGGCCACATGGTGCAGTACGCCGCGCCCGATCGCGTGGCCTCCGAGATCGAGGCGATGGCCGGCCAGATGACGCGGCGCGTTGAGACGGCACAATAG
- a CDS encoding FAD-binding protein has translation METLKVRDIKDVEEVVRAAVASEQPLEIIGHGSKRAIGHPMATNAVLDVSVLNAVTSYEPNELIISVQAGAPLADVQSMIDAKNQQFAFEPMDTSVLLGGAGAGTIGGMIGVGLAGPRRIKAGGARDHLLGAHAVSGFGDSFKTGGRVVKNVTGYDLCKLLTGSWGTLAVMTEVTLKVMPKPEAERTLLLRGLDDVTANKAMTAALGSPFDVSGAAHLPLQAVQAGAEAFAGFAGQPVTLVRLEGIAASAAHRAASLSQTLSSFGTVDRLEDDASAALWRALRDVEPFAAKGARGTWPVWRIVCPPAAGGGLGAALTRETGAEVIYDWGGGLIWAALPPGTDAQAVAVRSQVAAIGGHATLIRASEDVRRSVDVFQPQAAGLAALGERVRASFDPRSILNRGRMTRGGAK, from the coding sequence GTGGAAACGCTCAAAGTCAGAGACATCAAGGATGTCGAAGAGGTGGTGCGCGCGGCGGTCGCCAGCGAGCAGCCGCTTGAAATCATCGGTCATGGATCGAAGCGCGCCATCGGCCATCCGATGGCGACCAATGCAGTGCTCGACGTCTCGGTGCTGAATGCCGTCACGTCCTATGAGCCGAACGAGCTGATCATCTCCGTACAGGCCGGCGCACCGCTCGCCGACGTGCAATCCATGATCGACGCCAAGAACCAGCAATTCGCCTTCGAGCCGATGGACACCTCGGTGCTGCTCGGTGGCGCCGGGGCCGGCACGATCGGTGGCATGATCGGCGTGGGCCTTGCCGGTCCTCGCCGCATCAAGGCCGGCGGCGCCCGCGATCACCTGCTCGGGGCGCACGCGGTATCCGGGTTCGGCGACAGCTTCAAGACCGGCGGGCGGGTGGTGAAGAACGTCACCGGCTACGATCTCTGCAAGCTGCTCACCGGTTCCTGGGGCACGCTCGCGGTCATGACCGAGGTGACGCTCAAGGTCATGCCGAAGCCGGAGGCCGAGCGCACGCTGCTGCTGCGCGGGCTTGATGACGTCACCGCCAACAAGGCGATGACCGCGGCGCTGGGCTCGCCCTTCGACGTCTCTGGCGCGGCGCATCTGCCTTTGCAGGCGGTACAGGCCGGCGCGGAGGCATTCGCCGGGTTTGCAGGCCAGCCCGTGACGCTGGTTCGCCTCGAGGGCATCGCCGCCTCGGCGGCGCACCGAGCCGCGTCGCTGAGCCAGACCCTGTCGAGCTTTGGAACCGTCGATCGCCTGGAGGATGATGCGTCGGCCGCGCTGTGGCGCGCGCTGCGCGATGTCGAGCCGTTCGCCGCGAAGGGCGCACGCGGGACGTGGCCGGTGTGGCGCATCGTCTGTCCGCCGGCGGCGGGAGGCGGGCTCGGCGCGGCGCTGACGCGCGAGACCGGCGCCGAGGTGATCTACGACTGGGGCGGCGGGTTGATCTGGGCCGCGCTGCCGCCTGGTACCGACGCGCAGGCCGTGGCGGTGCGCAGTCAGGTCGCGGCGATAGGCGGCCACGCCACCTTGATCCGCGCCAGCGAGGATGTGCGCCGCAGCGTCGATGTGTTCCAGCCGCAGGCGGCAGGGCTTGCCGCGCTCGGCGAGCGGGTGCGGGCGAGCTTCGATCCGAGGTCGATCCTCAACCGGGGCCGGATGACGCGAGGCGGGGCTAAATGA
- a CDS encoding translation initiation factor 2: protein MKSIVAAALCVALGGCASVTRGTTETISIASTPSGATADIAGLEIPTACVTPCAIQAKRNADIVVTISKDGYQSQIIPLTKDISGSGGAGFAGNLLLGGVVGMGVDAATGAALDHKPNPVIVTLQPAAPPPPPRPPRRRGKPVS from the coding sequence ATGAAATCGATTGTTGCTGCGGCGCTTTGCGTCGCATTGGGCGGCTGCGCGTCGGTGACGCGCGGCACCACTGAAACCATTTCCATTGCATCGACGCCGTCGGGCGCAACTGCCGATATCGCGGGATTGGAGATTCCGACCGCCTGCGTCACGCCGTGCGCAATCCAGGCCAAGCGCAACGCCGACATCGTCGTGACGATCAGCAAGGACGGCTATCAATCGCAGATCATTCCGCTGACCAAGGACATCAGCGGATCCGGCGGGGCGGGCTTTGCCGGAAATCTGTTGCTTGGCGGCGTGGTCGGCATGGGCGTCGATGCCGCAACCGGTGCGGCGCTCGATCACAAGCCCAATCCGGTGATCGTGACGTTGCAACCCGCGGCACCGCCGCCGCCGCCACGTCCGCCCCGGCGCCGGGGGAAGCCGGTCTCGTAG